The window TTgaaaatttttcttttttgctgtcTCGCTGGTTACATCGTCAGGATATGTGATGTACAGGGTGTTGAGGTCCCAACCCTCTGATGAGGCACATACTTTTGGCCAGTCCCTGTCccctttacgaaggtcgcagaggcagccattTACCCACTaaaggaagtgggcatccacattctcaactgtctcgacgactggctcatcctagcccactgtGGAGAGTTACTGTTCacccacagagaccaggtgctcaggcacctcagccgtctagggcttcaggtcaactgggaaaagagcaagctcgccccggttcagagcatctcttttcttggcatggagtaaGACTCAGTCTCACTAATGagtgtgcgcagtcggtgctgaaatgcctcaccctGTTCAAACTAGACACAGTGggccctctaaaacatttccagaggctcctggggcatatagaaTCCTCCACAGaggtcgcgctgctggggttgatgaatatgagaccgcttcagcactcgCTTCGgaatcgagtcccgagatgggcatggcgccacgacACATAccggggaggctgtccccctccaccttaaagttTTATGTAGCAGCTATTTcggctcaccacgatgcagtggacggtaagtccttagggaagcacaacctgatcatcagattCCTttgaggcgcccggaggctgaaccctcccaggccatgcctgttcccctcatgggacaGACACCTTTTCGAGCCACTAGAATAAGTCAAGCACAGCCCTCTCCTTGatgacggccctcctgatcactctcacttccatcaagagggttggggacctgcaagtgtcagcaacacttgccaggagtttggtccggcagatgcccatgtcatcctaagacctcgaccgggctacgtacccaaggttcctactaaccccttcagggaccaggtagtgaacctgcaagcgctgccctgggaggaggcagacccagccttttcgttgctgtgtccgatgagtgctttgcgtacctatatGGAcctcacgcagagctttagatgttctgagcagatctttgtctgctttagtggacagcagaaaaggaacgctgtctccaaacagaggctagcccactgggtcgtcgacacCATCtctttggcctatcagacccaggccatgcccgtccccttgcgggtttgagcacacttgaTGAGAAGCgtagcatcctcgtgggcactggctaactgcacctccctagcaggcatctgcagagtggcgggctggaccacacccaatacctttacgagattctacaatctcagggttaaTCTGTTTCGTCTCatattctctcaggtccgagcatgtagaactcggtaatacggaacgaCTGACCAGGTGTTCCGTTTGCACATAGCACCCTTCCTCCTCTGAGGCGATCAAGTGCGCTCTTtcacccaggagagtccactaaactcacgctccctggatgtccctctggtctgcgaattcagtggaggaatttgcgaccagacccactatgggtactaactactctgtactggaatatgtgctccacagggtttggccatcacGGATTAATCCCCCTATGTGTATTTTCCATCTTTGCAGACCCAGTAGTAAAacaacagtgtttaaacatctgAACAGTTTAAAAGGCAGCTTATTTCATCTTACCTTCATCCATCCTTAGACAGCCTCTGTaggcaacattttccagttttcgggTGCAGactgtgtcttcaggttacaaCTGGGCTTGTGAGCCATGCATGCAGTGCTCCATGTTATCTGCAGCCAGAGAGATGAGGCGGCAAAAAAGCGCTCTTTAACCACGTTGCAAATGCTGAACTCAGCAGACAACATGATAAAAATGCACTATTCATCAACACAATCTTTAACAATAAAGGCTTTTAGCACTACTTCCCTAATGTAAACCAGATTTAATGATGGTTTAgtgtacaaaacatttaaattaccCACTCTTGATTAACATCTTATTATTTATATCTGTCATCCTAGGAAAAAGTTGATGTAGTCAACcagaattcactttattttctttatagtcACACAGTACAGATGCGATGAAAACTCAAATCATGTCTCTCCATGAagttaaacacatacacacatgtacaaattagtttatgttttttctgttaagggaattttaaaattagTGCAGTCCTCTGAGTAGCAGGCTATCAGCTAGTTGTTTACTATTGGTGGCTGTGGAGCTCCTCTCCTTTCTCAATGCAAGGTTTGTCCAATCACAgactgcagcacctcccacagttcCTATATGCCCCAAAAGTCTCTACCCCGGAGTAGGACTAAAAATGTCCCATAAAACAGCTTCACTATAGTTCCTTAGGTGTGAATGCAAAGAAAAGCACTAGACCAGGGGAAATGTACCTTCTATTAATCTGCCTTGAAGTTTGTGGAATACATCAACATGCATGTctgtacattaaatatattgtgattattgttgattataaacgATAATACGGACAGCTTGGATTtatcaatgaaaactatttatcaaAAGCATTTTTAGCAACTTTTAAGATCAATAACGCAAATATTTGATTATTAGATTTGTTCCACCACCAGAGTCTTCTCTTGCTTGCAGAGGCCCTTTACACTCTCTCTGTAAAACAATAAGGGTGTAAATTATAGATATGCCATCTAACACCATTTCCAAACAAGTGAAAAGAGACAAGGTTCTCTGCACTCATGCAGTAAGAAATTCATCCACATTACCAAAAATGTTTTGCGACGCAACAGTCAGCCAAtcaaaacatatttgatgtttaatagagcgcaacagttacatccactttttcagccatctgaaTATTTGAATAGGCTTTTCACAAAATCCTCTATAAAAAAGTTGTTAGCCATGAACCAAAGCAGCCAGCTCCGAGATgattcacaacattacaaactttgttttgaggcaaaaaaataACTTctgacaaaggtacaagactgtgtaattACCGCCTTTCATGAGGGTATGAAATACAGTCCCATGAAGCATAGCAaattatgtcattgaataaaaaactatgagaatatataaaactattgattttaggtggtTAAttctaagtatagaaacaatatttaTTGCTGAATATTCTGATATGTACAATTAGAtgagtagtttaagggtgaagggagaccgacTCGTTTGCACCATTCACAGTGTCAATGAAGTGGGAGGTTGCTCCTGGGCTACTTTCACAGGCTTTGTTGgctgcggttctctgattggtggaccatgggtaatgtagttgttcagCAGGAATTTTGCTaccaaacatgatttttaaacagtgaagttgaaataatgcagactgatggctttaacGAAAGAATACGCCATCTCGAGCAcaaggtaggtctgtcttgaaatgtttataagttatctttgaaaatcaattagtctatggaaaaaataaatgggattttctCTTATATTGCTTTACAGAATGCAATGAGTAAAAATCATTTGCAAAGTACTTGCCTGTAGAGAAGCAGCTCTTTGGACATGCTGTTTTTCACCATTTCCAattcttttgttttcttcatcTGGATCTGAAGCTCAGTTTTTATTTCACAGCTGTTCTTCTCAAGAAGGTCAACTGTTTCCTGCATAAAAGACCTGAAACTTTCAATTCTATGCAAACTATACACAtatgtaatgcaacttaaaaatagTAGAAGCTCAGCAAAAATCCCAACTTTAACTCCAATACACACCTGATATTGTTCCACATTTTCCATCCTCTGCTCCTCCATTAGTCTGATCCTCTCCTCTAGAAAAGTCCTGTGCAGTCTCAGCTGTTGCTCTTTTTCTCTCAGTGGCCCTAGCTGGGCCTTCAGCTCCTGGCACTGCTCTTTAGCCATACTGAGGGCATCCACTGTGGCATCTCGTCTCTTCAGTAGGGACAGTAACCGAGGCTCGTAAAACTCCTCCAGAGCTTTGATCCCTCCTTGCAGGTATTGCTGTAGGTCACAAGAGGCCCTTCGTCCTTGTGTCACGTAAGAGTGGGTTTTCTTTTTGCTGGACTCTTGAGTGATGTTACTCTGCTGCTTTTTCAGGGccagcaggtcattttggtgatcTGCATGAAGTTTGGTGATCTCCTCAGTCAGCTTAACAACAAAGGCGTTTAGATCCTCCTGAGTCAAAGATTTGTTGAATATAATTAAAGTTGATTGGACACTCATTTTTCATAATAGAAATAACAGTGccctttttcagccatcttggttccggaagtgttTTTCCAATCATTTTTTTCCCATAAGGATTTCATAAAGTACTTCATGAAAGAGTTCCATGCCATGATCCAAATCAACCAGCCCCATGGTGAATCACAAGATCACAAGCTTGATTTGAAGCAAATGTGTAtttgaaaaacagacaaaaataagaAACTGTACAAAATTATAAACTATGGTACTTCTGAAACCCAGCTGTTGCACTCTATTTAAGTGACATTATTATTGACAGGAACTTAGTTACACTTAAAGATAAAGAAGAATTGAAAGATAAAGAGggatttaaattatattaaataagatGTCTAATTTCTTGTACCCTACTGTTACAAAGATCTAAACTACTTTAGTAAAAACTCCTCCTTGTACTGCTTACAAAGATTCAGTTGAACTTAACAAACCTTGAGCAGAATCTTAAATCTTTTCTAGAGAAGTTTAAAAATACAGTATCAATAATCATGCACCAATCTGCATGAAATCTTGACCTCCCAAACCCACCCTATGGTTCATTCAACACTACCTGAGCTTGGTTGAGCTGCTCCACCTCTTTCTGTTGTATTTCAAGCTCTACTTGTTTCTGTGTACAGTCTCGGACAGCTATGAACAGGCGTCTCTTTGTCATTTTAGTCTCCTCTTGCAGGCTCTGTTTTTGTAGTCTGACTTTGGACAGGAGGCCTTGTTCCTTCCCCAAAGCTTCTCTCACAGTCTGCAGCTCCTGGGCCATGGGCTCCTCAAGCTCTAGCAGCTCCTGTACCAACTCATCCCTTCTGCGCTCCAACTGGCCCACCTCATCAATACAGCTCTCAAATGCTGCTCGCAGATTTTTTATTTCCATGGTAGTACACAAATCGGGCCATGCCTCAAATGGAAAGCTCAGAGCTTCATCTTTAAACAAATACACAGTTTTCTCTTTCTCTGGAATGCACGTCTCTCCGAACGTGATAGTTTTTGTGATTCCATTTGTgttctttttctctgtttctgaaATTAAAGGCAGTGGTGTAGATGTGTTTGAATGGGTTGTGTCAAAAATATCTAACTGTGCCAACATCTGTTGCATAAGTCCATTAAACTCAGCTTGTAAAGCTTCTCTGCAGCGTTGTGAGTAAGGCAAGGACTCTATAGGCAGAGCTAGGGCAGCCTCTTCCAAGCAATCTTCAAAGTAGTCTTCGTCTTCCTCATCAATAAATAAGGGCTCATAGTTTCCCTCTGTCTCTGATAGAGACCCGTAAGTTTCCTCAAAGTCAACCTCCTGGTCCTCCATTGTATATCTTGCCCTACCAGGACCAAATGTAATATTGGGTGAATGGTTTTTGAATACCAGTTAAATCTAGATCAGACAAAGACATGGAGAGTTCTGAATTGCTCGAAAGACTTGATACATTGGTCAGATTATTAACATTCTTGTGGTTTCAAGAAAGTTCATTTTAGACATCTGTAAACAAACGTATGCACAATGGATGTGTACATATGTGATTTGtaaatttcaatattttagcaaataaagcTATTGAAGCTTCAACAGGTGACTAAGGCAAATACCTGTTTGGAATACCATGCAGCGTCATTGGACAAAGAAAACGCTTGAGTCACACAGATTTTGGCTTTCCAGTAAGATGATACAATATACTTGTGTGAaccaatataaatgtaatataaacaaCCTAACatccatgtactgtatatattgttttataatacaTCCAAGTGTATTataactaaaaaaattatttttacatttaaaattaatatatttctcCAGACTTGTAACCTGTAAGTAAAATGACTGTtgctttttaatataaataataaatgtggtTTGGTTATTTTACAGTCTGCAAATTCTCAACCATTACATGACCTATGTTATAAAAATAGATGTAACGGTCACTTTGCTCTCATGCAAATCCCATAGAAAGCACACCTGATGTAAATTaggcttttgtttattttattttagcatttattttagcCAAACCATGTTAGTACTCTGATGATTTGCAATGAATGGTGGGTAAATTTCCCTCTCCATCTATGTACACTTATTTCCTATGTTGCGTAGAGTGCTGTTCCAACTTAACATTTATGCTCCCTTTGGACTGGAATCTCACTTAAGATGGCTGAATACCATGTGATGTCCACTTCGCAGGACACTATCGGCCTATTGGAACATAATTTAGGAGTCTATGGGAATTTCATGAGCATAATATACATTAGATATGCATCAGATAGCCTTTTGGACACTGCACTTTCAATCAGTGTATTTTTGTCCTGCCTGGAAGTCCGGCTTCTCTATGATTGGTCGCGCTCTCAAATTGGCAGGACAAACGGAAAATAATTGAAATGGCGTTTGACAGCGCATGGCATGTTAAAACACTTCTGTCAATCACAGAGTCTTGTTGGGCAGTTTAGAGATACACACAGTTATATCTGATGCTtcatatttatttcagatttcataatctgatatttttttacaaaagcaGTTTTGAACTTAGTTAACTATTTTTGAGCAATGTCACTACATGAGGAGAAGTTTGAGCATCTTTGAGGAGCAACACTGCAGATACCAAAAATAATAGTGTGTGCTTCCCCACTTTTAAAAAAAGCACCTGCTGCCCCAGCAATTATGGTGAGGGGAAATCTGAAGCCCAGCTGACTGATAATGAAACACACTTATACACTGTGTGACCATATGAAGATCTTAGATTGACATGTGAAAATGGACCTCTGATCAGTGATGAAGAACATGTACATGCATGATCTTTCATCTGCAAACTTATGATATAACTAGGAAGTGAATAAAATGTCAACCTACACATAACTTCAACAAAATACTGTCAATCACTAGCAGTATACTTCTGAAAAACATTGAACTTTCTCATCTTGATAGATATTCATGCATCTCGATAGACAGGGCTGGCATTTCTTATGCCAGTCTTGGTGGGTCACAAAGAGCAGCTGCTGACAGCATGAACATGAACTCATGAACAGAGCACATTCCACCAGTGCCTCAAAATTCCAGAACAACTGCTCATCATGTTTACACATGCgcagtatacaatatacaattttCTTTGCCTTCAActgttgcttgttttttttttgtcttttcgtTTTTGTGCGTTTTTTACTTGAACGTGTTGTTTTGAGGCGACTTAATGAAAGAACTGTTAtcaatgcacaaagtagatgtacaAGTAACCTTCAGCTTTGTATATTTTTGAGTGTGAAAGAAACACCATGAGGACACTGTGCAGTGAATAGGCAGAGATATAGGATCGCTCAAGAGATAGAGGTAGAAATAGAAATAGAGTTAGGATAGTGTGCCAATGCAAAGCTGTTGAACAGTAGCCTGTTATGAATGTATAAACTCACCTAGACTCAAATAACAAAGTTCCAGGACAATAACCATGAAGCGGACCCAAAGTTCAGAGCTGGTAGCCAACTGAACAAGAAAATAGGACAGCCTGGCCTCTCTGTCGGAGCTAAAACATATGCTGCAGGTCTCCAAGGCAACTTTTAAtctgtttacatttattaataaacacTAGGAGCAAGAAACTTGAGCTTGTACAACCCAGGCTCCAACTTGAGCTTATCAGTAACCATTGGGTCCTCTGGGAGGTGACCTGCTCTCAAGAACCAATAAGAAACTAAGGGGGAAAAtgtacgcaaaaaaaaaaaaaaaagatcagtaCATTATCAGTGCAGGGTCTGCATGTGGACATGCGCAAAAAAATTATTCAAGAAGGGTGGCTACACAAGTGAGACAATTGTCCAAAAGGGACCGATCTGTGAAAACTGACATCACTTTAGTGGTTTCCAAAACAGCACTGACCTACATTCACTCTGATCTGAAAGACTGGCTATCATTAAGCATGGAGAGGACTGAAATCAACTGGGAACAGAAAGCTCCAAGAGAGTCATTTTAGACAAAAAGTGAGGTATCAAGGATTGAGCAATTGTTTAGAAGAGCTAACGGTGCCAAATTCCTTCCATGCCTGCTGATTACCCCATCTGCTTTTAATAGTATCCAATCTAAATAGATGTCAGTAAAGTCTTACTTATAGGCTTGTTTGACAAGATAGATATTTTGAATCTGCCCATGAACATAGAGCCGAAGCAAACATTACGTTAGTATTAGTGAGAACATGGCTAGCGCTATAGATAAACATGTGTGTAACAGCGTGTCGTTTCTATTGCAAATTCAAAACAAATTGGTCATCAAACAACATAGTCCTGACAAGTTGACAAATATAAATAGTTTGGGAATCAAAAGACAAGTGTAGGTGACAAgacattgtatttattgtatgCTGAAAAACGTTATACACTGTATATGTTAAAAAGCTTTGGCTCTTTTTGCTCTTGATTTAGATTTTCCACACATCAACATTCCAAAGTTATGTGttcttatttaaaatattagaatCAACAGTGTATTCAACGCGTGCCGCCTTGTGGTGGAATAATGCAAGGACATCACATATTGTGTCATCATGTTTGTTGTTTGAACAATGAGTTGTGCTACTGAATTTTAGTATAATagttcagcactgtaggtcctcacaatgcaagtgaataggttcaaaaccaacattttgaagctccaaaaatcacataaaggcagcataaaagtaatccataaaattgtggttaaatccatatcttca of the Xyrauchen texanus isolate HMW12.3.18 chromosome 10, RBS_HiC_50CHRs, whole genome shotgun sequence genome contains:
- the LOC127650855 gene encoding syncoilin-like, which translates into the protein MEDQEVDFEETYGSLSETEGNYEPLFIDEEDEDYFEDCLEEAALALPIESLPYSQRCREALQAEFNGLMQQMLAQLDIFDTTHSNTSTPLPLISETEKKNTNGITKTITFGETCIPEKEKTVYLFKDEALSFPFEAWPDLCTTMEIKNLRAAFESCIDEVGQLERRRDELVQELLELEEPMAQELQTVREALGKEQGLLSKVRLQKQSLQEETKMTKRRLFIAVRDCTQKQVELEIQQKEVEQLNQAQEDLNAFVVKLTEEITKLHADHQNDLLALKKQQSNITQESSKKKTHSYVTQGRRASCDLQQYLQGGIKALEEFYEPRLLSLLKRRDATVDALSMAKEQCQELKAQLGPLREKEQQLRLHRTFLEERIRLMEEQRMENVEQYQETVDLLEKNSCEIKTELQIQMKKTKELEMVKNSMSKELLLYRESVKGLCKQEKTLVVEQI